The Cynocephalus volans isolate mCynVol1 chromosome 2, mCynVol1.pri, whole genome shotgun sequence genome window below encodes:
- the PDLIM7 gene encoding PDZ and LIM domain protein 7 isoform X2, producing the protein MDSFKVVLEGPAPWGFRLQGGKDFNVPLSISRLTPGGKAAQAGVAVGDWVLSIDGENAGSLTHIEAQNKIRACGERLSLGLSRAQPAQSKPQKALAPAADSPRYTFAPSVSLNKTARPFGAPLPADSAPQQNGCRPLTSQQPLRPLVPDASKQRLMEDTEDWRPRPGIGQSRSFRILAHLTGTEFMQDPDEEHLKKSSQVPRTEAPAPASATPQELWPGPPNPSPTSRPPWAVDPAFAERYAPDKTSTVLTRHSQPATPTPLQNRTSIVQAAAGGGPGGGSGSNGKTPVCHRCHKVIRGRYLVALGHAYHPEEFVCSQCGKVLEEGGFFEEKGAIFCPPCYDVRYAPSCAKCKKKITGEIMHALKMTWHVHCFTCAACKTPIRNRAFYMEEGVPYCERDYEKMFGTKCRGCDFKIDAGDRFLEALGFSWHDTCFVCAICQINLEGKTFYSKKDKPLCKSHAFSHV; encoded by the exons CTCACTCCTGGAGGCAAAGCTGCTCAGGCCGGCGTGGCTGTGGGCGACTGGGTGCTGAGTATAGATGGCGAGAACGCGGGGAGCCTCACGCACATCGAAGCCCAGAACAAGATCCGAGCCTGCGGGGAGCGCCTCAGCCTGGGTCTCAGCAG GGCCCAGCCGGCTCAGAGCAAACCGCAGAAG GCCCTGGCCCCCGCCGCGGACTCCCCGCGGTACACCTTTGCACCCAGTGTCTCCCTCAACAAGACGGCCCGGCCCTTCGGGGCGCCCCTGCCCGCTGACAGCGCCCCGCAGCAGAATGG GTGCAGACCCCTGACAAGTCA ACAGCCGCTCCGACCGCTGGTCCCAGATGCCAGCAAGCAGCGGCTGATGGAGGACACCGAGGACTGGCGGCCGCGGCCCGGGATAGGCCAGTCCCGTTCATTCCGCATCCTCGCCCACCTCACGGGCACCGAGTTCA TGCAAGACCCGGATGAGGAGCACCTGAAGAAATCGAG CCAGGTGCCCAGGACAgaagccccagccccagcttcaGCTACACCCCAGGAACTCTGGCCTG GCCCTCCCaaccccagccccaccagccGCCCGCCCTGGGCTGTGGACCCTGCATTTGCCGAACGCTATGCCCCGGACAAAACAAGCACAGTGCTGACCCGGCACAGCCAGCCAGCCACACCCACGCCTCTGCAGAACCGCACCTCCATTGTGCAGGCAGCTGCTGGAGGGGGCCCAGGAGGGGGCAGTGGCAGCAACGGCAAGACTCCTGTGTGCCACCGGTGCCACAAGGTCATCCG GGGCCGCTACCTGGTGGCATTGGGCCACGCATACCACCCCGAGGAGTTCGTGTGCAGCCAGTGTGGGAAGGTCCTGGAAGAGGGCGGTTTCTTCGAGGAGAAGGGTGCCATCTTCTGCCCCCCCTGCTATGATGTGCGTTATGCACCCAGCTGTGCCAAGTGCAAGAAGAAGATCACTGGC GAGATCATGCATGCCCTGAAGATGACCTGGCACGTGCATTGCTTCACCTGCGCCGCCTGCAAGACTCCCATTCGGAACAGGGCCTTCTACATGGAGGAAGGGGTGCCCTACTGCGAGCGAG ACTATGAAAAGATGTTTGGCACAAAATGCCGTGGCTGTGACTTCAAGATCGACGCCGGGGACCGCTTCCTGGAGGCGCTGGGCTTCAGCTGGCATGACACGTGCTTCGTCTGCGCG ATATGTCAGATCAACCTGGAGGGAAAGACCTTCTACTCCAAGAAGGACAAGCCCCTTTGCAAGAGCCATGCCTTCTCCCATGTATGA